One Gammaproteobacteria bacterium genomic window carries:
- a CDS encoding primosomal protein N' yields the protein MTAGVRFWQVAVPSPVYRVFDYLPPKDIDPGTAVAGARARVPFGRGTRVGIITATTASSSVAVARLKRAHALIDTQPVLPPDVFRLLLWAADYYHHPAGEVLLGALPALLRRGEAVAARTERRWCLSAEGRTLAADSLRRAPRQLALMQTLAAAPDGITAQEVLRLPGGGDTLRRLRAKGLVESREIAGEKAVAAEYAITSAATAPVLNDSQRAAAAAIDAALDRFQPFLLDGVTGSGKTEVYFHAVEGVLRKGRQALLMVPEIGLTPQMIERVRHRFAAPLAVLHSGLSDRERHAAWRAAADGSAPIVIGTRSAVFVPLARPGVIIVDEEHDASYKQQEGFRYHARDLAVVRARLLNVPVVLGSATPALESLHNCRQNRYRHLILATRAGAAVQPEIRLVSLRDQVAESGISPALAQAIERHLARDHQVLLFLNRRGYAPTLLCHDCGWVASCPRCDAHLIYHHAQRQLRCHHCDAQRAVPAGCPGCGSPDLRPLGQGTERAEEVLAGRFPAAEIVRIDRDSTRRKGSLDALMRRVQEGRRQILLGTQMLTKGHHLPHVTLVGILDADQGLFGADFRASERMGQLIVQVAGRAGRADNPGEVLIQTHHPDHPQLAALLRHDYQNFALSLLDERRQAGLPPYGCLALLRAESVHARAPRDFLAALCAGLPESVRAGVEILGPAPPPMERRAGRHRAQLLFHSGRRAPLHHALAAALQRLSELPQSGKVRWTLDVDPIDEY from the coding sequence ATGACCGCCGGCGTCCGGTTCTGGCAAGTCGCCGTACCCTCACCCGTTTATCGGGTTTTCGATTACCTGCCGCCGAAGGACATTGATCCGGGCACCGCCGTGGCGGGTGCGCGGGCGCGCGTGCCCTTCGGTCGCGGCACCCGTGTCGGGATAATCACCGCCACAACCGCATCGAGCAGCGTCGCCGTCGCCCGGTTGAAACGGGCACATGCGCTCATCGACACACAGCCGGTACTCCCTCCGGACGTATTCCGTCTGCTGCTCTGGGCGGCGGACTATTATCATCATCCGGCAGGCGAGGTACTGCTCGGCGCGCTGCCCGCGCTGCTGCGCCGCGGCGAAGCCGTTGCCGCGCGGACGGAACGGCGCTGGTGCCTGAGCGCGGAGGGTCGCACCCTCGCGGCAGACTCCCTGCGCCGCGCACCGCGGCAACTGGCGCTGATGCAGACACTGGCCGCGGCGCCGGATGGTATCACGGCCCAGGAAGTGCTCCGCCTGCCCGGCGGAGGCGATACGCTGCGCAGGCTGCGCGCGAAAGGCTTGGTGGAAAGCCGCGAGATCGCCGGCGAAAAGGCCGTTGCGGCGGAGTACGCCATCACATCCGCCGCAACGGCGCCCGTATTGAACGACTCCCAGCGCGCCGCCGCCGCGGCGATCGATGCCGCGCTCGACCGCTTCCAGCCGTTCCTGCTCGACGGCGTCACCGGCAGCGGGAAGACCGAGGTCTATTTCCACGCCGTCGAAGGCGTGCTGCGCAAGGGGCGCCAGGCACTGCTTATGGTGCCGGAGATCGGCCTCACGCCGCAGATGATCGAGCGCGTCCGTCACCGCTTCGCCGCCCCGCTGGCGGTGCTGCATTCGGGTTTGTCTGACCGCGAACGCCACGCCGCCTGGCGCGCGGCTGCAGACGGCAGCGCGCCGATCGTCATCGGCACCCGCTCCGCGGTGTTCGTCCCGCTTGCGCGTCCGGGTGTCATCATCGTCGACGAGGAGCACGACGCCTCCTACAAACAGCAGGAGGGATTCCGCTATCACGCGCGCGACCTCGCCGTCGTACGCGCCCGCTTGCTCAATGTGCCGGTCGTGCTCGGCTCGGCGACGCCCGCGCTGGAGAGCCTGCACAACTGCCGTCAGAACCGTTATCGTCATCTCATCCTGGCGACGCGCGCGGGCGCGGCGGTGCAGCCCGAGATCCGCCTGGTCAGCCTGCGCGACCAGGTGGCGGAAAGCGGCATCTCCCCCGCCCTGGCCCAGGCGATCGAGCGCCATCTGGCGCGTGATCACCAGGTGCTGCTGTTCCTGAACCGGCGCGGCTACGCGCCCACGCTGCTGTGCCACGACTGCGGCTGGGTCGCCTCCTGTCCGCGCTGCGATGCGCACCTGATCTATCACCACGCGCAGCGCCAGTTGCGCTGCCATCACTGTGATGCCCAGCGCGCCGTGCCTGCGGGATGTCCCGGGTGCGGCAGCCCCGACCTGCGGCCGCTCGGGCAGGGTACGGAACGGGCGGAAGAGGTGCTGGCAGGTCGCTTCCCAGCCGCCGAGATCGTGCGCATCGACCGCGACAGCACGCGGCGCAAGGGCAGCCTCGATGCGCTCATGCGGCGGGTGCAGGAAGGGCGGCGCCAGATCCTGCTCGGCACGCAGATGCTGACCAAGGGACATCATCTGCCGCACGTCACCCTGGTCGGCATCCTTGACGCCGACCAGGGCCTGTTTGGCGCGGATTTCCGCGCGAGCGAACGTATGGGCCAGCTGATCGTCCAGGTCGCCGGACGCGCCGGACGCGCCGACAACCCCGGCGAGGTGCTGATACAGACCCACCATCCGGACCATCCCCAGCTCGCCGCCCTGCTGCGGCACGACTACCAGAATTTCGCCCTCAGCCTGCTCGACGAGCGCCGCCAGGCCGGATTGCCGCCATACGGCTGTCTGGCGCTGTTGCGCGCGGAGTCGGTCCATGCGCGGGCGCCGCGGGATTTTCTCGCGGCCCTGTGCGCAGGCCTTCCGGAATCCGTCCGCGCCGGGGTGGAGATACTCGGCCCGGCGCCGCCGCCGATGGAGCGGCGCGCCGGCCGGCACCGCGCGCAACTGCTGTTTCACTCCGGCCGTCGCGCGCCGCTGCATCACGCGCTCGCAGCGGCGCTGCAGCGGCTGAGTGAGCTGCCCCAGTCCGGCAAGGTGCGCTGGACGCTCGACGTCGACCCGATCGACGAGTATTAG
- the speE gene encoding polyamine aminopropyltransferase encodes MGLDQNWFTEVGESTGIAFSLRITGKLHEEQTEYQRIEIYETTDFGHLMTIDGYIMLSQRDNFLYHEMLTHPVLYTHVNPKSVLIIGGGDCGTLSETLKHESVKSAVQVEIDERVTRLSERFFPELCRANNDPRARLIFGDGIKWVAESEPESYDVIIVDSTDPIGPAAGLFSEPFYRDCFRALRPGGIIAQQSESPLLHMKLISAMRKAMRNAGFNDFLTLNFPQCVYPSGWWSTTLAGKGSSLRNIRDQDIADKSFATRYYNLAMHQACMAQPEFFRGELGQ; translated from the coding sequence ATGGGCCTGGATCAGAACTGGTTTACCGAAGTGGGCGAAAGCACCGGCATCGCCTTTTCGCTCCGTATCACCGGAAAGCTCCACGAGGAGCAGACCGAATACCAGCGCATCGAAATCTACGAGACCACGGATTTCGGCCACCTGATGACGATCGACGGCTACATCATGCTCTCCCAGCGCGACAACTTCCTCTACCATGAGATGCTAACGCATCCCGTGCTGTATACCCACGTCAACCCGAAAAGCGTGCTGATCATCGGCGGCGGGGACTGCGGTACGCTGAGCGAGACGCTCAAGCACGAATCGGTCAAGTCCGCGGTGCAGGTGGAGATCGACGAACGCGTTACGCGACTCTCCGAGCGTTTCTTCCCGGAACTGTGCCGCGCCAACAACGATCCGCGCGCGCGCCTGATCTTCGGCGACGGCATCAAGTGGGTGGCGGAATCCGAGCCGGAGAGCTACGACGTCATCATCGTCGACAGTACCGATCCAATCGGGCCGGCGGCGGGGCTGTTTTCCGAGCCGTTCTACCGCGACTGCTTCCGCGCACTGCGCCCGGGCGGCATCATCGCCCAGCAGAGCGAATCGCCCCTGTTGCACATGAAGCTGATCAGCGCAATGCGCAAAGCCATGCGCAACGCCGGCTTCAACGATTTTCTCACGTTGAATTTCCCCCAGTGCGTCTACCCGTCCGGCTGGTGGAGCACCACGCTGGCGGGCAAGGGGTCTTCCCTCAGGAACATCCGGGATCAGGACATCGCGGACAAGTCGTTCGCGACGCGTTACTACAACCTGGCCATGCACCAGGCCTGCATGGCGCAGCCCGAGTTCTTCCGCGGCGAGCTCGGGCAGTAG
- a CDS encoding CDGSH iron-sulfur domain-containing protein: protein MSDEPVVAQKSPYVMSLAPGTYFWCACGRSSKQPFCDGSHKGTGFTPVQFTVTSRAPLALCGCKHSQDKPYCDGSHSHL from the coding sequence ATGTCCGATGAACCCGTAGTTGCGCAGAAATCCCCCTACGTCATGAGCCTGGCGCCCGGCACCTATTTTTGGTGCGCCTGCGGCCGCTCCTCGAAACAGCCTTTTTGCGACGGATCGCACAAAGGCACCGGGTTCACGCCCGTGCAATTCACCGTTACCTCCCGCGCCCCGCTGGCCCTGTGCGGCTGCAAGCACAGCCAGGACAAGCCGTATTGTGACGGTTCGCACAGTCATCTGTAA
- the glnK gene encoding P-II family nitrogen regulator, translating into MKLVSAIIKPFKLDDVREALSDIGVQGITVTEVKGFGRQKGHTELYRGAEYVVDFLPKVKIEVAVDDGLYEQVIEAITKSAQTGKIGDGKIFVFNLEQAVRIRTGETGTDAL; encoded by the coding sequence ATGAAGCTAGTCAGCGCGATTATCAAGCCGTTCAAGCTCGACGATGTTCGCGAAGCCCTGTCCGACATCGGCGTGCAAGGCATCACCGTGACCGAGGTCAAGGGTTTCGGGCGCCAGAAGGGGCACACCGAGCTGTATCGGGGCGCCGAGTACGTGGTCGATTTTCTCCCCAAGGTGAAGATCGAGGTGGCCGTCGATGACGGTCTGTATGAACAGGTGATCGAAGCAATTACCAAATCTGCCCAGACCGGCAAGATCGGTGACGGCAAGATCTTTGTATTTAACCTTGAGCAGGCGGTGCGCATCCGTACGGGTGAAACCGGCACCGACGCACTGTGA
- a CDS encoding ammonium transporter, which yields MEAVMEAAVEEAAPAEEPAAEAGPTLNSGDTAWMLTSTALVLLMTIPGLALFYAGMVRSKNVLSVMMQCFAITCMISVLWMMFGYSLAFDTTGMEKGVTNFSSFVGGLGKAFLSGMEKESLVLAIPESVFMTFQMTFAIITPALIVGAFAERMKFSAMLWFMGIWSLVVYAPIAHMVWSGDGGYFWDMGVLDFAGGTVVHINAGIAGLVAALVLGKRKGWPTTPMAPHNLALTVIGAAMLWVGWFGFNAGSAVAADGRAGMAMAVTQIATAAAALAWMFSEWLSHGKPSVLGIVSGAIAGLVAITPASGFVGPTGALIIGIAAGIICFLASTKLKRALKYDDSLDVFGVHAVGGIVGALLTGFLAVESIGGYAGSFGQFMIQVKGVAITVIYCAVATFIILKVLDVIMGLRVNEEQETEGLDLSLHDERGYNL from the coding sequence ATGGAGGCTGTAATGGAGGCCGCTGTGGAGGAAGCCGCCCCGGCCGAGGAGCCGGCAGCGGAAGCGGGTCCGACCCTGAACTCGGGCGATACGGCGTGGATGCTGACATCCACCGCGCTCGTGCTGCTCATGACCATCCCCGGCCTGGCCCTGTTCTACGCCGGCATGGTGCGCTCGAAGAACGTTCTGTCGGTGATGATGCAGTGTTTCGCCATCACCTGCATGATCAGCGTGCTGTGGATGATGTTCGGTTACAGCCTGGCATTTGACACCACCGGTATGGAAAAGGGTGTGACCAACTTCAGCTCCTTTGTTGGCGGCCTGGGCAAGGCCTTCCTGTCCGGCATGGAGAAGGAGAGTCTGGTGCTCGCCATCCCCGAGAGCGTGTTCATGACCTTCCAGATGACCTTCGCCATCATCACGCCGGCGCTGATCGTCGGCGCCTTCGCGGAGCGCATGAAGTTCTCGGCCATGCTGTGGTTCATGGGCATCTGGTCGCTGGTCGTATACGCCCCCATCGCACACATGGTGTGGAGCGGCGACGGCGGCTACTTCTGGGACATGGGCGTGCTGGACTTCGCCGGCGGCACCGTGGTGCATATCAACGCCGGTATTGCGGGCCTGGTCGCGGCCCTGGTGCTGGGCAAGCGCAAGGGCTGGCCGACCACCCCGATGGCGCCGCATAATCTGGCGCTCACGGTGATCGGCGCCGCCATGCTGTGGGTCGGCTGGTTCGGCTTCAACGCGGGTTCCGCGGTGGCGGCCGACGGTCGTGCGGGCATGGCGATGGCAGTGACCCAGATCGCCACGGCGGCCGCGGCGCTGGCGTGGATGTTCAGCGAGTGGCTGTCGCACGGCAAGCCGAGCGTGCTGGGTATCGTGTCCGGTGCGATCGCCGGCCTGGTCGCCATCACCCCGGCCTCGGGCTTCGTTGGACCGACGGGTGCGCTCATCATCGGCATCGCGGCCGGCATCATCTGCTTCCTGGCCTCCACCAAGCTCAAGCGCGCCTTGAAGTACGATGACTCGCTCGATGTGTTCGGCGTGCATGCGGTCGGCGGCATCGTCGGCGCCCTGCTCACCGGGTTCTTGGCCGTGGAGTCCATCGGTGGCTACGCGGGCAGCTTCGGCCAGTTCATGATCCAGGTGAAGGGCGTGGCGATTACGGTGATCTACTGCGCCGTCGCCACATTCATCATCCTGAAGGTCCTGGATGTGATCATGGGCCTGCGCGTGAACGAGGAACAGGAGACTGAAGGCCTCGACCTCTCGCTGCACGATGAGCGCGGCTACAACCTCTAA
- the speA gene encoding biosynthetic arginine decarboxylase, translating into MKDTDWDLQQARLAYNIPHWSNGYFDIDERGRLLARPGRDRAGAAIDLFELTGRIRELGLSTPVLVRFTDILHDRIDVLCSAFAAAMRQDGYRGEYSPVYPIKVNQQHSVVEEIQRHGNGRVGLEAGSKPELMAVLGMSDAGNRLVVCNGYKDREYIRLALIGRLLGNRVYIVVEKLSELELVIEESRALGIEPLIGMRVRLASIGKGKWQNTGGEKSKFGLPAPHVLDMVRRLGETGLLQTLRMLHFHLGSQIANILDIQRGMREAARYYAELRAMGAPLDCMDVGGGLGVDYEGTRSRSACSMNYSVEEYAHNVVHTLWEICHEHGLPHPAIVTESGRGMTAHHAVLITNVIDVEQVPRGEMRAGGEEDAEAPVLKNLRAAFDEATVRPPVEVYHDAIHWLTTAQDMYIHGLLTLAQRARAEQIYYATCRRIHPLLQAASRAHREVLDELNEKLADKFFCNFSVFQSIPDVWAIDQIFPVIPLHRLDERPDCRAVILDITCDSDGRIDYYVDREGVETTLPLHTPRPGEPYLLGIFMIGAYQEILGDMHNLFGDTNAINVELDGRGGYRLSQAQQGDTVDSVLRYVRFSPEVLLERLRRAVAESRLGKQQQALCHETLQDGITGYTYLED; encoded by the coding sequence ATGAAAGACACAGACTGGGACCTGCAGCAGGCGCGGCTTGCCTACAACATTCCGCACTGGAGCAACGGCTACTTCGACATCGACGAGCGCGGGCGCCTGCTCGCCCGTCCGGGCCGGGACCGCGCCGGTGCCGCGATCGACCTCTTTGAACTGACCGGCCGCATACGCGAGCTGGGGTTGTCGACGCCCGTGCTGGTGCGCTTCACCGACATCCTGCACGACCGCATCGACGTGCTGTGCAGCGCCTTCGCCGCCGCGATGAGGCAGGACGGGTATCGCGGAGAGTATTCCCCTGTGTATCCGATCAAGGTGAACCAGCAGCACAGCGTGGTGGAGGAGATCCAGCGCCACGGCAACGGGCGGGTCGGCCTGGAGGCGGGGAGCAAGCCGGAGCTCATGGCCGTGCTCGGCATGTCCGACGCCGGCAACCGCCTGGTGGTATGCAACGGTTACAAGGACCGTGAATATATCCGCCTGGCGCTGATCGGCCGCCTGCTCGGCAACCGGGTCTACATCGTGGTGGAGAAGCTCTCCGAGCTGGAGCTGGTGATCGAGGAGTCGCGTGCGCTCGGCATCGAGCCGCTGATAGGCATGCGCGTGCGGCTGGCCTCGATCGGCAAGGGCAAGTGGCAGAACACGGGCGGCGAGAAGTCCAAGTTCGGGTTGCCTGCGCCGCACGTGCTCGATATGGTGCGGCGCCTGGGCGAGACCGGCCTGCTGCAGACGCTGCGCATGCTCCATTTCCATCTCGGCTCGCAGATCGCGAACATCCTCGACATCCAGCGCGGCATGCGCGAGGCGGCGCGTTATTACGCCGAGCTGCGCGCGATGGGCGCCCCGCTCGACTGCATGGACGTCGGCGGCGGCCTCGGCGTGGACTACGAGGGCACGCGCTCGCGCAGCGCCTGCTCGATGAACTACAGCGTGGAGGAATACGCCCACAACGTGGTGCACACCCTGTGGGAGATCTGCCACGAGCACGGGCTGCCGCATCCCGCCATCGTCACCGAGTCCGGGCGCGGCATGACCGCGCACCACGCGGTGCTGATCACCAACGTGATCGACGTCGAACAGGTGCCCAGGGGCGAGATGCGTGCCGGCGGGGAGGAGGATGCGGAAGCGCCGGTGCTGAAGAACCTGCGGGCGGCCTTTGACGAGGCCACCGTGCGTCCACCGGTAGAGGTGTATCACGACGCCATACACTGGCTTACCACGGCGCAGGACATGTACATCCACGGCCTGCTGACTCTTGCGCAGCGCGCGCGCGCGGAGCAGATCTACTATGCGACCTGCCGCCGCATCCATCCGCTGCTGCAGGCCGCCTCGCGCGCCCACCGCGAGGTGCTCGACGAGCTGAACGAGAAACTGGCGGACAAGTTCTTCTGCAATTTTTCCGTGTTCCAGTCCATTCCGGATGTGTGGGCGATCGACCAGATCTTTCCGGTCATACCGCTGCACCGGCTGGACGAGCGCCCCGACTGCCGCGCGGTGATCCTCGACATCACCTGCGACTCGGACGGCCGCATCGATTACTACGTGGACCGGGAGGGCGTGGAGACGACGCTTCCGCTGCACACCCCGCGCCCGGGTGAACCCTATCTGCTCGGGATCTTCATGATCGGTGCCTACCAGGAGATCCTGGGCGACATGCACAACCTGTTCGGCGACACCAACGCGATCAACGTCGAGCTCGATGGCCGCGGAGGCTACCGCCTGAGCCAGGCGCAGCAGGGCGATACGGTGGATTCCGTGCTCCGCTACGTGCGATTCAGCCCCGAGGTGCTGCTCGAACGCCTGCGCCGCGCGGTGGCGGAAAGCCGCCTCGGCAAGCAGCAGCAGGCCCTCTGTCATGAAACCCTGCAGGACGGTATTACGGGGTATACGTATCTGGAGGATTGA
- a CDS encoding accessory factor UbiK family protein, which produces MLDPKIIEDLSHRLSNAVPEGARALKQDLERNFRAVLNSAFTRLDLVTREELEVQENLLARTRERLDELKVRVDELEQRLQGGT; this is translated from the coding sequence ATGCTAGACCCCAAGATCATCGAAGACCTCAGCCACCGCCTGAGCAACGCGGTCCCGGAGGGCGCGCGTGCCCTCAAGCAGGACCTCGAGCGAAACTTCCGCGCCGTGCTCAACAGCGCCTTCACCCGTCTCGACCTGGTGACGCGCGAGGAACTGGAGGTACAGGAAAATCTGCTCGCGCGCACGCGGGAGAGACTCGACGAACTGAAGGTGCGCGTGGACGAACTGGAACAGAGGCTGCAGGGAGGGACGTAG
- a CDS encoding arginine--tRNA ligase yields MKNQLRELLTRAVLALQNEGAIARDVPVDIQIERARDRQHGDFACNIALILAKHLRGNPRRLAGQIAGAMPAADYVERIEIAGPGFINFFLAADAFRRVIPQILEAGDAFGHSTVGQGRSVQVEFVSANPTGPLHVGHGRGAAYGAAVADLLVAAGFKVHREYYINDAGRQMDILAASVWLRYLELHGENLAFPSNGYRGDYVNDIAGSLFRAHRDELHASAAVVMANLPPDLASDGSGDKEAHIDGLIARAKEVLGDRRYRTVFDAGLRTILKDIREDLQEFGVVYAEWFSERSLIESGAVDRVIERLRAGNHLYQQDGAWWFRSTAFGDEKDRVLVRENGQATYFAHDIAYHAGKFERGFERIIDIWGADHHGYVPRVRAALSALGCDASRLDVLLVQFAILYRGDSRVQMSTRSGQFVTLRELRGEVGNDAARFFYVLRKCEQHMDFDLDLAKSESSDNPVYYIQYAHARICSVLRQLAEKGMTEDPVMGLASLDRLAEEHEQRLIARLGQYPETIENAALAHEPHQLAYFLRELANDFHTYYNAHQFLVDDAAVRNARLALIRAARQVLKNGLQLLGVGAPDYM; encoded by the coding sequence ATGAAAAACCAGCTGCGTGAACTCCTCACCCGGGCCGTGCTTGCCCTGCAGAACGAGGGTGCGATCGCCAGGGACGTGCCCGTCGACATCCAGATCGAACGCGCCCGCGACAGGCAGCACGGCGATTTCGCCTGCAATATCGCGCTGATCCTCGCCAAGCACCTGCGCGGCAATCCGCGCCGTCTCGCCGGGCAGATAGCCGGCGCCATGCCGGCGGCGGATTACGTGGAACGCATCGAGATCGCGGGTCCCGGCTTCATCAATTTCTTCCTGGCCGCGGACGCCTTCCGCCGCGTCATCCCGCAGATCCTCGAGGCGGGCGACGCCTTCGGCCACAGCACGGTCGGCCAGGGGCGCAGCGTCCAGGTCGAATTCGTGTCGGCGAATCCGACCGGGCCGCTGCACGTCGGCCACGGCCGCGGGGCCGCCTACGGCGCCGCGGTGGCCGACCTGCTGGTCGCCGCCGGCTTCAAGGTGCATCGCGAGTATTACATCAACGATGCCGGGCGCCAGATGGACATCCTCGCCGCGAGCGTCTGGCTGCGCTACCTGGAACTGCACGGCGAAAACCTGGCCTTCCCGAGCAACGGCTACCGCGGCGACTACGTGAACGACATCGCGGGATCGCTGTTCCGCGCCCACAGGGACGAGCTGCACGCCTCCGCCGCGGTCGTCATGGCGAACCTGCCGCCCGACCTCGCCTCCGACGGGAGCGGCGACAAGGAGGCGCACATCGACGGGCTGATCGCGCGTGCGAAGGAGGTACTGGGCGACAGGCGCTATCGCACCGTGTTCGATGCCGGTCTGCGCACCATCCTGAAGGATATCCGGGAAGACCTGCAGGAGTTCGGTGTGGTGTACGCTGAATGGTTCTCCGAGCGCTCGCTGATCGAGAGCGGAGCGGTTGACCGCGTCATCGAGCGCCTGCGCGCGGGCAATCATCTGTACCAGCAGGACGGCGCCTGGTGGTTCCGTTCCACCGCCTTCGGCGACGAGAAGGACCGCGTCCTCGTGCGCGAGAACGGCCAGGCCACCTACTTCGCGCACGATATCGCCTATCACGCCGGCAAGTTCGAGCGCGGCTTCGAGCGCATCATCGACATCTGGGGCGCCGACCACCACGGCTATGTCCCGCGCGTCCGGGCAGCGTTGAGCGCACTCGGCTGCGACGCCTCACGCCTCGACGTGCTGCTGGTGCAGTTCGCCATACTCTACCGCGGCGACAGCCGGGTCCAGATGTCGACCCGCAGCGGCCAGTTCGTCACCCTGCGCGAGCTGCGCGGAGAGGTCGGCAACGATGCCGCGCGCTTCTTCTACGTGCTGCGCAAGTGCGAACAGCATATGGATTTCGACCTCGACCTCGCCAAGTCGGAATCGAGCGACAATCCCGTCTACTACATCCAGTACGCCCATGCGCGCATCTGCAGCGTGCTCCGCCAGCTGGCGGAAAAGGGGATGACCGAGGACCCGGTCATGGGCCTGGCCAGCCTCGACCGTCTCGCCGAGGAGCATGAACAGCGGCTGATCGCCCGGCTCGGACAGTATCCCGAGACGATCGAAAACGCCGCCCTGGCCCACGAGCCGCATCAGCTCGCCTATTTCCTGCGCGAGCTCGCGAACGATTTTCACACCTACTATAACGCGCACCAGTTCCTGGTCGATGACGCCGCCGTGCGCAACGCGCGCCTCGCGCTGATCAGGGCCGCGCGCCAGGTGTTGAAGAACGGGCTGCAGTTGCTCGGCGTCGGCGCGCCGGACTACATGTAG
- a CDS encoding DUF4124 domain-containing protein, with product MKIILSLAVLLLGATGFTSIAAETVYKWTDKSGVVHFSDRPVPNAEAEEMRVTPSRPSFTEPDEEEAGADEDDAEADTPASKEERQAAEEEQQRKIREQNCQIARQTLQHNESIERMYRVDASGERVFLSDEEREMVLARSGEDVKKWCD from the coding sequence ATGAAGATAATCCTGTCCTTGGCGGTGCTGCTGCTTGGCGCCACCGGCTTTACCAGCATCGCCGCGGAGACCGTCTACAAGTGGACGGACAAATCAGGCGTGGTGCATTTCAGCGACCGCCCGGTGCCCAACGCCGAGGCGGAGGAGATGAGGGTGACGCCATCGAGACCGTCCTTCACCGAACCGGACGAGGAAGAGGCTGGCGCGGACGAGGACGACGCGGAGGCGGATACGCCGGCATCCAAGGAGGAACGCCAGGCCGCGGAGGAGGAGCAGCAGCGGAAGATCCGCGAGCAGAACTGCCAGATCGCGCGCCAGACACTGCAGCACAATGAGAGCATCGAGCGCATGTACCGGGTGGATGCCAGCGGGGAGCGCGTGTTCCTGTCGGATGAGGAGCGCGAGATGGTCCTCGCCAGGTCGGGCGAGGATGTCAAGAAGTGGTGTGATTGA
- a CDS encoding SPOR domain-containing protein, with amino-acid sequence MPRDYKQPSRKRRASRTRAPKRWPWLFGGLAAGFLAGYAVYFLSTRPDTAKAAPELAQKPAASAPKPATKAVEEKESKEKDRFEFYRMLPEMEVKVPHDAPASARADARKPETDGPYILQVGSFSSYGEADNLKARLALIGVEASIQTVIISDDTTWYRVRVGPYKALRDAQQTRATLQRNNIEFMLLALKPEA; translated from the coding sequence ATGCCGCGCGACTACAAGCAGCCGTCCCGGAAACGGCGCGCCTCCCGCACGCGCGCGCCGAAGCGCTGGCCGTGGCTGTTCGGCGGGCTTGCCGCCGGCTTCCTGGCCGGATACGCGGTCTATTTTCTCTCCACCCGGCCCGACACCGCCAAAGCCGCGCCGGAGCTCGCCCAAAAACCCGCCGCCAGCGCACCCAAACCGGCGACCAAGGCGGTAGAGGAAAAGGAGTCCAAGGAGAAGGACCGCTTCGAATTCTACCGGATGCTGCCGGAGATGGAGGTGAAGGTCCCGCACGACGCGCCCGCCTCAGCGCGTGCCGATGCGCGCAAGCCGGAAACGGACGGGCCCTATATCCTGCAGGTAGGTTCTTTCAGCAGCTACGGCGAGGCTGACAACCTCAAGGCGCGCCTGGCGCTGATCGGCGTGGAGGCCTCGATCCAGACGGTGATCATCAGCGACGACACCACCTGGTACCGGGTGCGGGTCGGCCCTTACAAGGCCCTCAGGGATGCGCAGCAGACGCGCGCCACCCTGCAGCGCAACAACATCGAGTTCATGCTGCTGGCGTTGAAACCCGAGGCGTGA